A part of Paenibacillus donghaensis genomic DNA contains:
- the icd gene encoding NADP-dependent isocitrate dehydrogenase, translating into MLKFEQYELPTEGQKITIEDGKLQVPDQPIIPFIEGDGTGRDIWKASKRVLDAAVAKAYGGKKQIAWYEVFAGEKAFNTYGEWLPNDTLEAIREYFVAIKGPLTTPIGGGIRSLNVALRQELDLYVCLRPVRYFDGVPSPVKRPELVDMVIFRENTEDIYAGIEYQEGSPEVKKVIEFLQNEMGVNKIRFPETSGIGIKPVSEEGSKRLVRSSIEYAIKHGRKSVTLVHKGNIMKYTEGAFKNWGYEVAEQEFGDKVFTWNQYDVIKERDGEAAANAAQKDAEAAGKIIIKDAIADIALQQVLTRPTDFDVIATLNLNGDYLSDALAAQIGGIGIAPGANINYLTGHAIFEATHGTAPKYADKDVVNPGSVILSGVMLLEHLGWQEAADLIYKGMSTAINNKTVTYDFARQMEGATELKCSAFADEIINSL; encoded by the coding sequence ATGTTGAAATTCGAACAATACGAACTGCCTACGGAAGGTCAGAAAATTACAATCGAGGATGGCAAGCTTCAGGTTCCGGATCAGCCGATTATTCCTTTTATCGAAGGCGACGGCACCGGCCGCGACATTTGGAAGGCGTCCAAGCGAGTGCTGGATGCGGCAGTAGCCAAAGCCTATGGCGGCAAGAAGCAAATTGCCTGGTACGAAGTATTTGCCGGCGAGAAAGCCTTCAATACATATGGTGAATGGCTGCCGAATGATACGCTGGAAGCAATCCGTGAGTATTTTGTAGCGATCAAAGGCCCGCTGACCACCCCAATTGGAGGCGGCATCCGCTCGCTCAACGTGGCCCTGCGCCAGGAGCTGGACCTCTACGTATGCCTGCGTCCCGTGCGCTACTTCGATGGAGTTCCTTCCCCGGTCAAACGTCCGGAGCTGGTGGATATGGTCATTTTCCGCGAGAATACGGAGGATATTTATGCCGGTATTGAATATCAGGAAGGTTCGCCTGAAGTGAAGAAAGTCATTGAGTTCCTGCAGAATGAAATGGGTGTCAATAAGATCCGTTTCCCGGAAACATCCGGTATCGGCATCAAGCCGGTGTCTGAGGAAGGCTCGAAGCGCCTGGTTCGCTCAAGCATCGAATATGCAATCAAACATGGCCGCAAGAGCGTGACTCTGGTGCATAAAGGCAACATTATGAAATACACCGAAGGAGCCTTCAAGAACTGGGGCTACGAAGTGGCCGAGCAGGAATTCGGCGATAAAGTGTTTACCTGGAACCAATATGATGTGATCAAGGAGCGTGACGGTGAAGCTGCGGCCAATGCGGCCCAGAAGGATGCGGAAGCTGCCGGCAAGATCATTATCAAGGATGCGATTGCTGATATCGCCCTGCAGCAGGTGCTGACACGCCCAACCGACTTCGATGTGATTGCAACGCTAAACCTTAACGGAGACTACCTCTCCGATGCACTGGCTGCCCAGATCGGCGGCATTGGAATCGCTCCGGGAGCGAACATCAACTATCTTACCGGCCATGCCATCTTTGAAGCTACCCATGGTACTGCACCTAAGTATGCCGATAAGGATGTGGTGAATCCGGGTTCCGTGATTCTGTCGGGCGTGATGCTGCTCGAGCATCTGGGCTGGCAGGAAGCTGCCGACCTGATCTACAAGGGCATGAGCACCGCGATTAACAACAAAACCGTTACCTATGATTTCGCCCGTCAGATGGAAGGCGCCACAGAGCTGAAATGCTCGGCGTTCGCTGACGAAATCATCAACTCTTTGTAA
- a CDS encoding ABC transporter permease → MRGSRLKTREKQAWKWSTTWPLHLMLLPGIVIVLVFCYLPMFGLVMAFQDFQPHLGFFRSEWIGLENFRLMFEYPDARQVIWNTFLIASLKIIAHLIVPFVFALLLNEVRKIMLKRVIQTFVYLPHFLSWVILGGILLDMLSTDGGLVNQLLGLFGLEPVFFLGDGTWFRITVIVSDVWKDFGFSTIIFLAALAGVNPEMYEAAVIDGANRWRQVLSITIPTMIPIAVVVATLSLGNILNAGFDQIFNLYNPLVYEKGDIIDTYVYRVGLIGGDFGFGTAVGVFKSIVSLVLITISYRLAYKLAGYRIF, encoded by the coding sequence ATGAGGGGGAGCAGGTTGAAGACAAGAGAAAAGCAGGCCTGGAAATGGTCAACCACCTGGCCGCTGCACCTGATGCTGCTGCCGGGTATCGTGATCGTGCTGGTCTTTTGTTATCTGCCCATGTTTGGGCTGGTGATGGCGTTTCAGGATTTTCAGCCTCATTTGGGCTTCTTCCGTTCCGAATGGATCGGGCTGGAGAACTTCCGGCTGATGTTTGAATACCCGGATGCAAGACAGGTAATATGGAATACCTTTTTGATTGCTTCATTGAAGATCATTGCTCATTTGATTGTGCCTTTTGTGTTTGCGCTGCTGCTGAATGAAGTGCGCAAAATAATGCTGAAACGGGTCATCCAGACCTTCGTGTATCTGCCTCATTTTCTCTCCTGGGTTATACTCGGCGGCATTCTGCTGGATATGCTCTCCACGGATGGCGGGCTGGTCAACCAACTGCTGGGACTGTTCGGACTGGAGCCTGTGTTTTTCCTGGGAGACGGTACCTGGTTCCGAATAACGGTAATTGTCAGTGATGTTTGGAAGGATTTTGGCTTCTCCACTATCATTTTCTTGGCAGCGCTTGCAGGGGTGAATCCGGAGATGTATGAAGCGGCAGTGATTGATGGAGCCAACCGCTGGCGGCAGGTGCTGTCGATTACCATTCCGACGATGATTCCGATTGCTGTAGTCGTAGCCACCTTATCGCTGGGCAATATTCTAAATGCCGGATTCGACCAGATCTTTAACCTGTATAATCCGCTGGTTTATGAAAAAGGCGATATCATCGATACTTATGTATACCGCGTAGGCTTGATTGGAGGCGACTTCGGCTTTGGTACGGCAGTCGGGGTGTTCAAATCGATTGTCAGTCTGGTACTGATTACTATTTCCTACCGTTTGGCTTACAAGCTGGCAGGTTACCGCATTTTCTAG
- a CDS encoding citrate/2-methylcitrate synthase: protein MTATKGLEGVVAATSSISSIVDGVLTYRGYDIDELAEQATFEEIAYLLWFGSLPTATELQALRRDLSSFAKIPEQVIAQMKLYPKTANAMAALRSAVSSLALYDEAADDMSREANEIKAVKLQAQLPTVVAALARIRKGLEPIEPKEGATIAENFLYMLWGKEPDMVSVKALDTALVLHADHELNASTFAGRVTVATLSDIYSGVTSAIGALKGPLHGGANEAVMKMLEEIGSLEAVEAFIAGKLERREKIMGFGHRVYKNGDPRAKHLMKMSHELGTMKNDTKLYDMSVKIEELITGQKGLKPNVDFYSASVYTQLGIERELFTPIFAISRTSGWTAHILEQYEDNRIIRPRAEYTGLIEQKYVPVDER, encoded by the coding sequence ATGACAGCTACCAAAGGCTTGGAAGGCGTCGTTGCCGCCACATCCTCGATCAGTTCAATTGTAGACGGTGTGCTCACGTATCGGGGGTATGATATTGATGAACTCGCGGAGCAGGCAACATTTGAAGAAATCGCTTATTTGTTATGGTTCGGCAGTCTGCCGACAGCAACTGAGCTGCAGGCCTTGAGACGTGATCTCAGCTCTTTTGCCAAGATTCCTGAGCAGGTAATTGCCCAGATGAAGCTCTACCCCAAGACAGCCAATGCGATGGCTGCGCTGCGCTCCGCCGTATCCAGTCTGGCCCTGTACGACGAAGCCGCCGACGATATGAGCCGGGAAGCAAATGAAATCAAGGCAGTGAAGCTGCAGGCCCAGCTTCCTACAGTAGTGGCTGCACTGGCGCGGATTCGCAAGGGCCTTGAGCCGATAGAGCCCAAGGAAGGGGCAACGATTGCCGAGAACTTCCTCTACATGTTGTGGGGCAAGGAGCCTGACATGGTATCCGTGAAGGCGCTGGACACGGCGCTTGTGCTTCATGCCGATCATGAGCTGAATGCGTCCACTTTTGCCGGCCGGGTTACGGTTGCAACACTTTCAGACATCTATTCTGGTGTAACCTCGGCTATTGGCGCGCTCAAAGGTCCGCTGCACGGCGGAGCCAATGAGGCCGTTATGAAGATGCTGGAGGAGATTGGCAGCCTGGAGGCGGTGGAAGCTTTTATCGCCGGGAAGCTGGAACGCCGTGAGAAGATTATGGGCTTCGGCCACCGGGTATATAAGAATGGTGACCCGCGCGCGAAACATCTGATGAAGATGTCGCATGAGCTGGGCACGATGAAGAATGATACGAAGCTATATGATATGTCCGTGAAGATTGAAGAGCTGATTACCGGCCAGAAGGGTCTGAAGCCCAATGTGGACTTCTATTCAGCTTCGGTCTATACACAGCTGGGCATCGAACGCGAGCTGTTTACGCCGATTTTTGCCATCAGTCGTACTTCCGGGTGGACTGCACACATCCTGGAGCAATACGAAGATAACCGCATCATTCGTCCACGTGCCGAATACACCGGTTTGATCGAACAGAAATACGTTCCGGTGGACGAAAGATAA
- the mdh gene encoding malate dehydrogenase has translation MAIKRYKITVVGAGFTGATTALMLAQKELGNVVLLDIPVLENPTKGKALDMLEAGPVQKFDSQITGTASYDDAADSDIVIITAGIARKPGMSRDDLVNTNAGIVKSVCENVKRVAPECIVIILSNPVDAMTYVAYETLGFPKNRVIGQSGVLDTARYCTFIAQELNVSVEDVRGFVLGGHGDDMVPLVRYSSVGGIPIDTLIPAERIAEIVQRTRVGGGEIVSLLGNGSAYYAPAASLVQMTEAILKDKKRIIPVIALLEGEFGYDNLFMGVPALLGGEGIEKIFELELTADEKAALDRSADSVRAVTDGVVF, from the coding sequence GTGGCCATCAAACGTTACAAGATTACAGTCGTGGGTGCCGGGTTCACCGGAGCCACTACGGCGCTTATGTTAGCCCAGAAGGAACTTGGCAATGTCGTGCTGCTGGATATTCCTGTACTGGAGAATCCGACCAAAGGCAAGGCATTGGACATGCTGGAAGCCGGTCCAGTTCAGAAGTTCGACAGCCAGATTACCGGAACCGCCAGTTATGACGATGCTGCAGACTCCGACATTGTGATTATTACAGCAGGCATCGCCCGCAAGCCGGGCATGAGCCGTGACGATCTTGTCAATACCAATGCCGGTATTGTGAAATCGGTCTGTGAGAATGTGAAGCGGGTAGCGCCGGAATGTATTGTGATTATTCTGAGCAACCCGGTGGATGCCATGACCTATGTGGCGTATGAAACGCTTGGTTTCCCCAAGAACCGTGTGATTGGCCAGTCAGGTGTGCTGGATACGGCGCGTTACTGTACATTTATTGCCCAGGAGCTAAATGTGTCGGTTGAGGATGTGCGCGGCTTTGTGCTGGGCGGCCATGGCGATGATATGGTTCCGCTGGTGCGTTATTCCAGTGTTGGCGGCATTCCGATTGATACGCTGATTCCGGCAGAGCGCATTGCCGAGATTGTGCAGCGCACACGTGTTGGCGGTGGGGAGATTGTCAGCTTGCTTGGCAACGGCAGCGCTTACTATGCGCCTGCCGCGTCGCTGGTGCAGATGACTGAAGCCATCCTGAAGGACAAAAAGCGGATTATTCCGGTGATTGCTCTCCTGGAAGGTGAATTCGGCTACGACAATCTGTTTATGGGCGTCCCGGCGCTGCTGGGTGGCGAAGGGATCGAGAAGATTTTTGAGCTGGAGCTTACCGCTGACGAGAAGGCGGCTCTGGATAGGTCTGCGGATTCCGTCCGTGCCGTGACAGACGGTGTGGTATTTTGA
- a CDS encoding FxsA family protein produces the protein MIRNKWLWAALFVIPAVELFGFILVSGYLGAPKTLLLVLATSVIGLLMMRFEGKKVLQDSKQHIQEGRVPGRTMLDGLCIFFGGLLLILPGFVTDLIGFSLVFPLTRPLYRAFLLKWVEKKMKNGTFTFYRR, from the coding sequence ATGATTAGAAACAAATGGCTGTGGGCTGCTCTTTTCGTAATCCCAGCTGTGGAATTATTCGGATTCATCCTTGTTTCAGGTTATCTTGGAGCACCCAAAACACTGCTGCTCGTGCTGGCTACCTCGGTCATCGGTCTGCTGATGATGCGCTTTGAAGGCAAGAAGGTGCTGCAGGACAGCAAGCAGCATATACAGGAGGGCCGGGTGCCCGGCCGGACGATGCTGGATGGGTTATGTATTTTCTTTGGGGGTCTGCTGCTGATTCTGCCGGGCTTCGTGACCGACCTTATAGGCTTCAGTCTCGTGTTTCCGTTGACCCGCCCGTTGTACCGGGCTTTTCTGCTGAAATGGGTTGAGAAAAAAATGAAAAACGGCACCTTCACCTTCTACCGCCGGTAA
- the ytvI gene encoding sporulation integral membrane protein YtvI: MDHLGVKRVLRGLGVLLASAGVLLALYVLLPLLYPLLLAWLLAYVMHPLVVILRGFRLPAWLAVLLSLLFYLGGTALVLTALITRLVKELIVLLQTFDLHTDQWRELLLSWSRNASIQNIINQINQFYHDNPDYHATIDSNISRTTQSVGHAVTQVVTGFFNFILNLISALPSMGTVLIVVVLAAFFLSTGWERHNARLSGLLPAPLLKSVAGVWTDLRRASFGYLRAQLILIFITAVLVISGLLLLGVKSAFAIGLMVGFVDLLPYLGVGIVMLPWALYSYMTGDLALGVGLSVLYAVILITRQVLEPKVLASSIGLDPLAMLIGMFAGLQLFGMLGLILGPVLLVVLAAFRRAGVFRALHGYIVSGRLR; encoded by the coding sequence ATGGACCATCTGGGAGTAAAAAGAGTGCTGCGCGGCCTGGGGGTTCTGCTTGCCTCTGCTGGAGTGCTGCTTGCACTATATGTGTTGCTGCCTCTGCTCTACCCCTTGCTGCTGGCCTGGCTGCTGGCCTATGTGATGCATCCGCTGGTGGTCATCCTCAGAGGCTTCAGGCTGCCCGCATGGCTGGCCGTCCTGCTCTCGCTGCTCTTCTACCTGGGTGGAACAGCGCTTGTGCTGACCGCTCTGATCACCCGGCTGGTCAAGGAGCTGATCGTCCTGCTGCAGACTTTCGATCTGCATACCGACCAGTGGCGGGAGCTGCTGCTGTCGTGGAGCAGGAATGCGAGCATCCAGAATATTATTAACCAAATCAATCAGTTCTACCACGATAATCCAGACTATCATGCTACGATTGACAGCAATATCAGCAGAACCACGCAGAGCGTTGGCCATGCGGTAACACAGGTGGTGACTGGATTCTTCAATTTCATCCTCAATCTGATCTCCGCCCTGCCCAGCATGGGCACCGTGCTGATCGTGGTGGTGCTGGCCGCGTTTTTTCTCAGCACCGGCTGGGAGCGGCACAACGCCAGATTGTCCGGACTGCTGCCTGCTCCGCTGCTGAAATCCGTTGCCGGTGTCTGGACAGACCTGCGCCGGGCATCGTTCGGCTATCTGCGGGCACAGCTGATTCTGATCTTCATTACCGCAGTTCTGGTCATCTCGGGATTGCTGCTGCTGGGTGTGAAGTCCGCTTTTGCCATCGGGCTGATGGTTGGCTTCGTGGATCTGCTGCCTTATCTCGGCGTAGGCATCGTCATGCTGCCCTGGGCGCTCTACTCCTATATGACCGGAGACCTTGCGCTTGGGGTCGGCTTGTCCGTGCTGTATGCGGTCATCCTGATCACCCGCCAGGTGCTGGAGCCCAAGGTGCTGGCCAGCAGTATCGGTCTTGACCCGCTCGCCATGCTGATCGGCATGTTCGCCGGCCTGCAGCTGTTCGGCATGCTGGGCCTGATCTTGGGCCCGGTGCTGCTGGTGGTTCTCGCCGCATTCCGGCGCGCCGGCGTCTTCCGGGCGCTGCACGGTTACATCGTCAGCGGCAGGCTGCGCTGA
- a CDS encoding carbohydrate ABC transporter permease: protein MHYRSTSYRIFSIVNGIFLSLLALLCILPLVHVLAVSLSSSTAADANLVKLWPIGFTTDAYKVTLGNDRFMSSFGISVLRTVLGTGLSLLLSILVGYALSKEINEFKGRDMYAWFFVFTMLFSGGLIPTYIVVQKMGLINSIWALVLPGAMSVYNTILLMNFFRTAVPKALEEAAFIDGAGHFRALRSIYLPISLPSLATISLFTMVGHWNAWFDGLIYITDAAKYPMSTLLQTIVVQRDLSSMSVSADEIQALSNRTVKTAQIFIATLPIILVYPFLQRFFVKGIVLGSVKE, encoded by the coding sequence ATGCATTACCGCTCCACATCATACCGCATTTTTTCCATTGTAAACGGAATATTCCTGTCTCTCTTGGCTCTGCTCTGTATTCTGCCGCTTGTTCACGTATTGGCCGTATCGTTAAGCTCTTCTACAGCGGCGGATGCGAACCTGGTGAAGCTGTGGCCGATAGGATTTACGACGGATGCCTATAAAGTGACGCTTGGGAATGACCGTTTCATGTCATCCTTCGGTATCTCGGTGCTGCGTACCGTGCTGGGCACAGGCTTGTCCCTGCTCCTGTCTATTCTGGTAGGGTATGCGCTGTCCAAGGAAATCAATGAATTTAAAGGACGCGATATGTACGCCTGGTTTTTTGTCTTCACGATGCTGTTCAGCGGGGGATTAATCCCGACGTATATCGTGGTTCAGAAAATGGGGCTGATCAACAGCATTTGGGCGCTGGTGCTTCCCGGTGCCATGAGCGTCTACAATACGATCCTGCTGATGAATTTCTTCCGCACCGCTGTGCCGAAGGCACTGGAGGAAGCTGCTTTTATCGACGGGGCCGGGCACTTCCGCGCGCTGCGCAGCATTTATCTACCGATCTCGTTGCCTTCACTGGCTACTATTTCATTGTTCACGATGGTAGGTCACTGGAATGCGTGGTTCGACGGACTGATCTATATCACCGATGCGGCCAAATATCCGATGTCCACCTTGCTGCAGACTATAGTGGTTCAGCGTGACCTCAGCAGCATGAGCGTCAGCGCGGATGAGATTCAGGCCTTGTCCAACCGGACAGTCAAGACGGCGCAGATATTTATCGCT